From Lactobacillus sp. PV012:
AAAATGATAAAAGAGAAATCATGAATAACTCCTTCTAAATAATGATTTTAAGTTTATTATACAAAAATAGATAGAAAAAAGTTTTAGAAAAAGAAAATTTAGGGCTTTTTAAATATATATCCATAAAAGCATCTCATATATTTTTAATAGATTAAGGAATTCGTAAGAAGCTATAATTAAATGCATATAAATTCCTTAGTTGACTAGAATTAGGTAATATTAAGATACAGACAAACAGAAAAAGAAATATGGAAGGAAAATAATTTATGAATAAAGATTCGGGCTTAAAAGACAAATTAAAAGGCAAAGCAAAAGAAGTTGAAGGAAAGGCACAACAACTTAAAGGGAAAGCAAAAGAAAAAGCAGAGAAGCTTAAAGCAGATTTAGAAAAGAAAAAAGCAGAATTGGAAGAGAAATAATAGATAATTTAAAATTAAAAATTTAAAGGAGGTTCACTATGTTACATTGGATTTGGGTACTAATTGTTGGAGGTCTGATTGGAGTAATTGCAGGAGCAATTACTCACAAAGGTGGCTCAATGAATTGGATTTTGAATATTATTGCTGGTTTAATTGGGTCTTCGGTAGGTGAATGGTTACTTGGTGCATGGGGACCTCAATTAGCAGGAATGGCAATTATTCCTTCGATATTAGGAG
This genomic window contains:
- a CDS encoding CsbD family protein; its protein translation is MNKDSGLKDKLKGKAKEVEGKAQQLKGKAKEKAEKLKADLEKKKAELEEK
- a CDS encoding GlsB/YeaQ/YmgE family stress response membrane protein, whose product is MLHWIWVLIVGGLIGVIAGAITHKGGSMNWILNIIAGLIGSSVGEWLLGAWGPQLAGMAIIPSILGAVILVIVVSWILNIARK